AAATATATGAATATACATCGAAAAAAAATTGAAAGGGGTCGAATATATATAATAGCATTAATAATAATTTTAACGGGAGATTATCCTCATATAAAAGAATACATTGAATGGAGGTGAGAGCTATGAAGGGCATATTATTAGAAAAAGAGGGCAATACAGGCATTGTACTGACAAATAGTGGTGAATTTGTAAAGGCAGAAGGGCTAGACTCCCATTATGTAATTGGAGATGAAGTCATATTTAAAAATAGACATAGACATAGACATATAAGAAAAATTATGGTGGCAGCTGCTGTATTAATATTTTTATTTACTGGATCGTTAGGAATTTATGGATATAGTTCTTCTTTTGGATATGTGAATGTGGACATAAATCCCAGTATTGAAATTGGTTATAATATGTTTAAAAGGGTTAATTCCATCAAAGGATTAAATGATGATGGAGAAAAATTAGTAAATGTAATTGAAGATTATAAAAATAAGTCTGTAACAGAAGTATTAGACATGATAATTGATTTATCAATAAAAGAAAATTATATAAAAAGAGAACAAAAGAATGTGATATTGGTTACTGTGACTAATGATAGGATAAAGATAGATGAAGAGGAAATAGTAAAGTCTGTAGAAAGACATATTAATGAGAATAAAGTGTCGGCTGAAATCATAGAAGTAAAAGGTGATGATGAGTTATATAAAGAAGCTCAACAGCATAATACTTCTCCAGGCAAATTGAAGCTTATAAAGAATTTAGAAAAAGAAGAGAAGGGTATAGATAAATACAAGGATAAGAATATTAAGGAAATATATGAAAAAATAAATAAAAAAGATAATAAGACTAAAGAACAAAAAATAAAAAAAGAATCAAAAGATGAAGAAAAGAGGATAAAGCAGGAGATAAAAAGGACAAAGAAAGAGAACAAAAAAGAAAATAAGGAGATATTAAAAAAAAGCAATAATGGCAACATTAAAAACAAAGATGTAAAGAAAGAAATAAAAGACAATAAAAAAGTTAATAACAAAAAAGAAAAGGAAGAAAAGATTAAAAATAAAGAAAAACAAGTTAAAGACAAAGCAAAAGATAAACCAAAAGAAGCCAAAAAGAAAAAAGCACACCCTATTAAAAAAGATAAAAAAAATAAAAAATAATTGAAACACCCCAAATAGTTATATATATTGTCGTATATATATAGTGAAGAAATAAAAAAGGAGGTAGATAAAATGAAAAAAATAGTTTCAAGTGTATTAGTTTTTATGTTAACTGTAGGAGCGGTTGGGTCGTTAGGTTATGCAGCACCAAAACATAAAGGGTGGTTGCCACCAGGACAGGCAAAAAAGCATTTTATGCCATATGGAATATCAAAAAAGGTATTTGATGATATAGATGGATATGATTGGGCAAAAAAGGCTATAGAAAGTATGAAATTGAAGGGACTAATTAAAGGTGAAAAAGAGGGTATATTTAATCCAAGCAAATCTGTTTCAAAATTGGAAACAATAATCATGGCTTTAAGAGTAATGGGGTATGAGGATGAGGCATATAATATAAAAGATTTGCCTGATGAATATTCAGGAGAAAGAATAGACCAGTGGGCAAGGGGATATGTGACAATAGCCTACGAAAAGGGGATATTAGACGATGTAGATATGATGTATTTTGTGCCCTCTGAATCTGCTAAAAGATATGAAGTTGCTAAATATATAATTAGGGCTATAGGGTATGAAGACGAGGCAGAAGAGCATATGGATGAAGAATTGGATTTTACAGATGCATCTATGATTCCACAAGGGGCCATAGGGTATATATATATGACTAATGAGTTAGAGCTTATGATGGGAGATAGTAAAGATAGATTTAACCCAATGGGGACATTAAATAGGGCAGAGATGGCAGTATTGTTTTCAAGGTTAGATGAAAAAGTAGACAGTGATGTTGATAAAGATGAATGGACAGGAAATGTATATGAAATAGATGACGATTATATAAAAATAAAGGTATATGGAAATATAAAGAAGTTCGAGGTAGATGATGATGTAATAGTATATGATGACAATAAAAGGGTAAGATATAATGACATAGAAGAAGATGATATAGTAAAATTAACTATTGATGATGATGAAGTTGTATATATAGAAATAATAGAAGATGAAGATGAAGACAATGTAATTTCAACATACAGGGGAGAGGTTATAAACATAAATAAGAATCATCCAGAAGCTATACAAATAGAAGTAAGGAATATGTCTGTTATGTTCTATGTATTAGATGATGTAGATGTCATTTTTGAAGATGAAAAAGGAGATTTTGACGATATAGAAGAAGATGATGAAGTAAAACTATATGTAGATAGAAACAATAAAGTAAGAAAGATAATAGTAGATAGAGATTTAGATGAAGACAATGAAGATAAGGAATATGAAGTAAAGGGTAGAATAACTGATTTAGATTTGGTAGGCACATATCATATGGAAATAGATGATGACAAATATAAAATATCTAAGGATGCAGATATAGAAATAGAAGATGAAAGAAATAAGTTTGAAAATTTAGCAATAGGGATGAAAGTAGAAGTTAAAATAGATGATGAAGAAATAATAGATATAGAAGCAGAATGGGATGAATTAGAAATAGAAGGCGAAATTAAAAGTATAAAATATGTATCT
Above is a genomic segment from Clostridiisalibacter paucivorans DSM 22131 containing:
- a CDS encoding anti-sigma factor domain-containing protein, yielding MKGILLEKEGNTGIVLTNSGEFVKAEGLDSHYVIGDEVIFKNRHRHRHIRKIMVAAAVLIFLFTGSLGIYGYSSSFGYVNVDINPSIEIGYNMFKRVNSIKGLNDDGEKLVNVIEDYKNKSVTEVLDMIIDLSIKENYIKREQKNVILVTVTNDRIKIDEEEIVKSVERHINENKVSAEIIEVKGDDELYKEAQQHNTSPGKLKLIKNLEKEEKGIDKYKDKNIKEIYEKINKKDNKTKEQKIKKESKDEEKRIKQEIKRTKKENKKENKEILKKSNNGNIKNKDVKKEIKDNKKVNNKKEKEEKIKNKEKQVKDKAKDKPKEAKKKKAHPIKKDKKNKK
- a CDS encoding S-layer homology domain-containing protein codes for the protein MKKIVSSVLVFMLTVGAVGSLGYAAPKHKGWLPPGQAKKHFMPYGISKKVFDDIDGYDWAKKAIESMKLKGLIKGEKEGIFNPSKSVSKLETIIMALRVMGYEDEAYNIKDLPDEYSGERIDQWARGYVTIAYEKGILDDVDMMYFVPSESAKRYEVAKYIIRAIGYEDEAEEHMDEELDFTDASMIPQGAIGYIYMTNELELMMGDSKDRFNPMGTLNRAEMAVLFSRLDEKVDSDVDKDEWTGNVYEIDDDYIKIKVYGNIKKFEVDDDVIVYDDNKRVRYNDIEEDDIVKLTIDDDEVVYIEIIEDEDEDNVISTYRGEVININKNHPEAIQIEVRNMSVMFYVLDDVDVIFEDEKGDFDDIEEDDEVKLYVDRNNKVRKIIVDRDLDEDNEDKEYEVKGRITDLDLVGTYHMEIDDDKYKISKDADIEIEDERNKFENLAIGMKVEVKIDDEEIIDIEAEWDELEIEGEIKSIKYVSDGIEIAIEDDDDTYKYILDKDVEIEIDDDDKDERDLEVGQYGEFEIVKNKIVKIDIEED